From a single Mus caroli chromosome X, CAROLI_EIJ_v1.1, whole genome shotgun sequence genomic region:
- the Gabre gene encoding gamma-aminobutyric acid receptor subunit epsilon has protein sequence MLPKVLLMLLNMFLALQWRVGPHVNLENKPPAQDKVVFGPQPQPVPQPLTPPESPAGGAVVFGPQPQPQAESPGHDDVVFSSQPQPMPQPQPMPEPQPQPEPEPQPQPQPQPLAGRQPLPQPLPWPMPQPQPEPEPEPEPEPEPEPEPEPEPEPEPEPEPEPEPEPEPQPEPQPQPLAGRQPLPQPLPWPLPLPLPEPQPEPQPDPQPEPQPEPQPEPQPEPQPEPQTPGQVQAGRQPRPRPQPEPQPEPQPEPQPEPQPEPQPQPEPQPQPEPQPEPEPQPEPQPEPQPEPKPEPQPEPEPEPQPEPEPEPQPEPEPEPQPEPEPEPQPEPEPEPQPEPQPEPEPEPQPEPQPEPQPEPQPEPEPEQELEPESESKLDLEPEPEPHPHPHPHPEPEPEPQPQPEPEPEPEPEPEPEPEPELKSEPQSQLEPQPSGKKLPAKEPELTADCMTERPGGKLTRASRILNTILSNYDHKLRPGIGEKPTVVTVEFFVNSLGPISTPDMEYSIDIIFHQTWYDERLRYNDTFETLILHGNVVSQLWIPDTFFRNSKRTQEYDITIPNQMALIHKDGKVLYSVRMTIDARCSLHMLSFPMDSHSCPLSFSSFSYDDSEMIYKWENFKVEINAKNTWKLLEFDFTGVNNKTEIISTPFGDFMVMTFFFNVSRRFGFVVFQNYVPSSVTTMLSWVSFWIKIEAAAARASVGVSSVLTMATLGTLSCKNFPRVSYLTALDFYIAICFVLCFCTLLEFAVLNFLTYNNIKRQASLKFYQLPTNSRANARTRARARTRARARARARQQQEVFVCEIVTHEENAEEGYQWSPRSRRPQCPWRRCGRSYVCFRVLRKYFCMAPGCEGGSWQRGRICIHVYRLDNYSRVLFPITFFFFNVLYWLICLNL, from the exons ATGTTGCCTAAAGTTCTCCTGATGCTTCTCAACATGTTCCTGGCCCTTCAGTGGAG GGTTGGACCTCATGTTAATCTGGAGAATAAACCCCCTGCCCAAGATAAGGTAGTCTTCGGCCCTCAGCCCCAGCCTGTGCCACAGCCTCTGACTCCGCCTGAATCTCCTGCTGGAGGTGCTGTAGTCTTCGgccctcagccccagccccaggctgaATCCCCTGGCCATGATGATGTAGTCTTTAGTTCCCAGCCCCAGCCGATGCCTCAGCCTCAGCCGATGCCtgagccccagcctcagcctgagcctgagccacaGCCGCAGCCACAACCACAGCCGTTGGCTGGGCGCCAGCCTCTGCCCCAGCCGCTGCCTTGGCCCATGCCTCAGCCCCAGCCGGAGCCAGAGCCTGAACCTGAGCCTGaacctgagcctgagcctgagcctgagcctgagcctgagcctgagcctgagcctgagcctgagcctgagcctgagcctgagccccAGCCAGaacctcagcctcagcctctggctGGCCGTCAGCCTCTGCCCCAACCTCTGCCTTGGCCCCTGCCACTGCCCCTGCCCGAGCCCCAACCTGAGCCTCAGCCTGATCCCCAACCCGAACCTCAGCCAGAACCCCAACCTGAGCCCCAACCCGAGCCCCAACCTGAGCCCCAGACCCCAGGCCAGGTCCAGGCTGGGCGCCAACCCCGACCCAGACCTCAGCCTGAGCCCCAGCCTGAGCCTCAGCCTGAGCCTCAGCCTGAGCCCCAgcctgagccccagccccagcctgagccccagccccagcctgagcctcagcctgagcctgagcctcaGCCTGAGCCCCAGCCTGAGCCCCAGCCAGAACCCAAGCCAGAGCCCCAGCCAGAGCCTGAGCCGGAGCCCCAGCCAGAACCCGAGCCGGAGCCCCAGCCAGAACCCGAGCCGGAGCCCCAGCCAGAACCCGAGCCGGAGCCCCAGCCAGAACCCGAGCCGGAGCCCCAGCCAGAGCCCCAGCCGGAACCCGAGCCGGAGCCCCAACCGGAGCCTCAGCCAGAGCCCCAACCGGAGCCCCAGCCAGAGCCGGAACCGGAGCAGGAGCTGGAGCCTGAGTCAGAGTCGAAGCTGGACCTGGAGCCGGAACCGGagccccatccccatccccatcctcaTCCTGAGCCCGAGCccgagccccagccccagccagagCCGGAGCCCGAGCCCGAGCCCGAGCCCGAGCCGGAGCCCGAGCCAGAGCTGAAATCAGAGCCCCAGTCCCAGCTGGAGCCTCAACCTAGTGGCAAGAAGCTTCCAGCAAAAGAACCAGAACTCACTGCTGATTGCATGACTGAACGCCCAGGTGGGAAACTGACAAGAGCTTCTCGAATCCTTAACACCATCTTGAGCAACTATGACCATAAACTGCGCCCTGGCATTGGAG AGAAGCCTACTGTGGTCACTGTTGAATTCTTTGTCAACAGCCTCGGGCCTATTTCCACCCCAGACATG GAATATTCCATTGACATCATCTTCCACCAGACCTGGTATGATGAGCGTCTTCGTTACAATGACACATTTGAAACCCTTATTCTGCATGGCAACGTGGTGAGCCAGTTGTGGATCCCGGATACCTTTTTTAGGAATTCTAAGAGGACCCAAGAGTATGATATCACCATACCTAACCAGATGGCTCTCATCCACAAGGATGGAAAGGTGTTGTACTCAGTTAG gATGACCATTGATGCAAGATGCTCACTCCACATGCTCAGTTTTCCAATGGATTCTCACTCTtgccctctgtctttctctagcT TTTCCTATGATGACAGTGAAATGATCTACAAGTGGGAGAATTTCAAGGTCGAAATCAATGCGAAGAACACTTGGAAGCTATTGGAATTTGATTTTACAGGAGTGAACAACAAAACTGAAATCATCTCTACCCCATTTG GTGACTTCATGGTCATGACATTCTTCTTCAATGTAAGCAGGCGGTTTGGCTTCGTTGTCTTTCAAAATTATGTTCCTTCTTCTGTCACCACAATGCTCTCCTGGGTCTCCTTCTGGATCAAGATAGAAGCTGCTGCTGCCAGGGCCTCTGTAG GGGTCAGTTCTGTGCTCACCATGGCCACGCTGGGTACCTTATCCTGTAAGAATTTCCCTCGTGTCTCCTATCTCACAGCTTTGGACTTCTATATTGCAATTTGTTTCGTCTTGTGCTTCTGCACTCTGCTAGAGTTTGCTGTGCTCAACTTCCTGACCTACAATAATATTAAACGACAGGCTTCTCTAAAGTTCTACCAA CTTCCAACCAATAGCCGTGCTAATGCACGTACTCGTGCCCGTGCACGCACCCGCGCTCGTGCTCGTGCCCGTGCACGGCAGCAGcaggaagtgtttgtgtgtgagattGTCACCCATGAGGAAAATGCTGAAGAGGGGTATCAGTGGTCTCCAAGATCAAGAAGACCTCAGTGTCCCTGGAGGCGGTGTGGCAGAAGTTATGTGTGCTTCAGGGTTCTCAGGAAGTATTTCTGCATGGCTCCTGGTTGTGAGGGAGGCAGCTGGCAGCGGGGCCGCATCTGCATCCATGTTTATCGGCTGGATAACTATTCGCGGGTGCTTTTCCCCATTACATTCTTCTTCTTTAATGTGCTCTACTGGCTGATTTGCCTTAACCTGTAG